In Scleropages formosus chromosome 20, fSclFor1.1, whole genome shotgun sequence, a single window of DNA contains:
- the LOC108926913 gene encoding E3 ubiquitin-protein ligase RBBP6-like, translated as MSQSNYGPSHSVKAYSGTPVKSYTSVHCGNRGHYTKNCLTNKDKKCEDPKQIQRSTGIPRSFVAEVLDRSPKGTMLTNTGQYAIPVTVA; from the exons ATGTCGCAGTCTAACTATGGTCCTTCACA ttccGTAAAGGCGTATTCAGGAACGCCTGTGAAAAGTTACACCAGCGTCCACTGTGGAAATAGAGGGCACTACACAAAGAACTGCTTGACAAACAAG GACAAAAAGTGTGAGGACCCTAAGCAGATTCAAAGGAGCACAGGGATTCCCCGGAGCTTCGTGGCGGAAGTGCTTGATCGCAGTCCTAAAGGAACCATGCTGACCAACACGGGACAATACGCCATACCTGTCACTGTTGCGTAA